A single Candidatus Angelobacter sp. DNA region contains:
- the pilM gene encoding pilus assembly protein PilM, with product MALPFLSSQTRRLDQIIAIDLGARTTKAVHLQRKGNSLNFLGYALQDAPAYEKGLSPQLLGEHLGAINQALGGRTKQVVLAVGVGDSLVRHAELPLVPAADMRVMLKFNSKSYLQQDLPDHAFDCYIIPPRSGVKPDSAKTAQKCTVLVGGAKRQLIDDWQTAAKNAGLIPEQIVPSLIGPPNAFEMAKADVFNKEVVALVDIGFKHSSITILLNGELMLSRVVGIGGDRLTNGVAEALGVSYAEAEGIKVGLPDEVQSTMVTLLAPLGRELRASVDFFEHQQDKPVTQVFVSGGSARSDYIVQILQTELMVPCTSWNPTTFLNMALPPQQMGEVDQIAPQLSVVIGAALASL from the coding sequence ATGGCGTTGCCATTTCTCAGCAGCCAGACCAGACGACTTGATCAGATAATCGCCATTGACCTGGGGGCGCGCACAACCAAGGCGGTCCATTTGCAACGGAAGGGTAACTCGCTGAATTTTCTGGGTTATGCACTGCAGGACGCTCCGGCTTACGAGAAAGGGCTGTCACCCCAGTTGCTGGGCGAGCACCTCGGGGCGATCAATCAGGCCCTGGGCGGCCGCACCAAACAAGTGGTGCTGGCCGTCGGCGTAGGTGACTCGCTGGTGCGTCACGCGGAATTGCCGCTGGTGCCCGCGGCGGACATGCGTGTTATGCTGAAGTTCAATTCCAAAAGCTATTTACAGCAGGATCTGCCGGACCATGCGTTCGATTGTTATATCATTCCACCGCGGTCCGGGGTTAAACCGGACTCTGCCAAAACCGCGCAAAAATGCACGGTCCTGGTTGGCGGCGCGAAAAGACAACTGATTGATGACTGGCAGACGGCTGCGAAGAACGCGGGATTGATTCCGGAGCAGATTGTCCCAAGCCTCATTGGTCCGCCAAACGCGTTCGAGATGGCCAAAGCGGACGTTTTCAACAAAGAAGTGGTTGCCTTGGTGGACATCGGCTTCAAGCACTCCTCCATCACCATCCTCCTGAACGGTGAGCTGATGCTGAGCCGGGTGGTTGGAATCGGAGGAGACCGGTTGACCAACGGTGTTGCCGAAGCCCTGGGCGTCAGCTACGCCGAGGCCGAAGGGATCAAAGTCGGCCTGCCGGACGAAGTGCAGTCCACCATGGTGACGTTGCTGGCGCCGCTGGGTCGCGAACTGCGTGCGTCCGTTGATTTTTTCGAGCACCAGCAGGACAAGCCGGTGACTCAGGTGTTTGTTTCGGGCGGTTCGGCGCGATCGGATTATATCGTTCAAATCCTCCAGACCGAACTGATGGTTCCCTGCACGAGCTGGAACCCGACAACTTTTCTAAACATGGCGTTGCCGCCGCAACAAATGGGCGAAGTGGACCAGATCGCTCCGCAACTCTCCGTGGTCATTGGGGCGGCGCTGGCATCGCTATAA
- a CDS encoding LysR family transcriptional regulator, producing MNIHHLELFYYVAKHGGISEAVRNIPYGIQQPAVSGQILQLEDSLGRTLFHRRPFTLTPPGQELFRFIRPFFDDLGSVADRIRGDSAGPVRIAATSVILRDHLPQMLVHLRTRFPRLKITLREGIQPQMEQWLESQEVDLAVTLIEGRASAGIKTMSLIELPLALLVPKALRIKSAAEIWRQDRISETLISLPANEGITKRFQSGLARRGIAWPVGIEVDSLDLIETYVSNGFGIGLSVAVPKARISTRVHVLKLDDFAPVVVGVLWRGRLTPLTEAFLDEFKRRAQQLLT from the coding sequence ATGAACATCCATCATCTGGAACTCTTTTACTACGTGGCAAAACACGGAGGCATCAGCGAAGCGGTGCGCAACATTCCTTACGGCATCCAGCAACCAGCTGTGAGCGGGCAGATTTTGCAACTGGAGGATTCTCTCGGCAGGACGTTGTTTCATCGCCGCCCCTTCACGCTCACGCCGCCGGGCCAGGAACTCTTCAGGTTCATTCGCCCATTTTTTGACGACCTCGGAAGTGTTGCGGACAGGATTCGGGGCGATTCCGCCGGCCCCGTCCGCATCGCTGCCACGTCGGTGATCCTGCGCGATCATCTGCCGCAAATGCTGGTCCATCTTCGGACCCGATTCCCGCGGTTGAAAATCACGCTACGCGAGGGGATCCAGCCGCAGATGGAGCAATGGCTGGAAAGCCAGGAAGTGGACCTGGCGGTTACGCTCATCGAAGGTAGGGCTTCGGCGGGGATAAAGACGATGAGCCTGATCGAACTGCCCCTGGCGCTGTTGGTCCCGAAGGCGCTTCGGATCAAATCCGCGGCGGAAATCTGGCGTCAGGACAGGATCTCTGAAACACTTATCAGTTTACCCGCCAACGAAGGAATCACGAAACGCTTTCAGAGCGGACTTGCCCGGCGGGGAATCGCCTGGCCGGTGGGGATAGAAGTTGACTCACTGGATCTGATTGAGACGTACGTGTCCAACGGCTTTGGAATCGGGCTTTCCGTCGCGGTGCCAAAGGCGCGAATATCGACGCGCGTTCATGTCTTGAAGTTAGACGACTTTGCCCCAGTCGTGGTCGGCGTCTTATGGCGCGGTCGTTTGACGCCACTGACCGAAGCGTTCCTGGATGAGTTCAAGAGGCGAGCACAGCAGTTGCTAACTTGA
- a CDS encoding nucleotide sugar dehydrogenase translates to MKIAIVGLGYVGLPLSLQFAKSGVRVLGLDIDPAKVKSLNQGRSYIKHIQGADIKEQVKAGRFSASTDFRGVRTASAVIICVPTPLNKNREPDISYILKTGESIAPHLRKGILVVLESTTYPGTTDEDLRSVLESGSGLEAGKDFHLAFSPEREDPGNPDSKVAAIPKVVGGYTAACREKAVAFYRRAINTVVPVSSCRAAEATKLLENIFRGVNIALVNELKVVYAAMGIDVWEVINAARTKPFGYMAFYPGPGLGGHCIPIDPFYLTWKAREYGQSTRFIELAGEINTAMPEYVVHRVMEALNTREKAMKGSRVLVLGLAYKADVDDMRESPTFKLLDLLKSRGAHVAYYDPYIPVIGPTREHADWKGVRSVKWDRKTIRAFDVVLISTAHKNVNYRELAEWSDTIVDTRNAMAPVRTRRGQVWKA, encoded by the coding sequence ATGAAAATCGCGATCGTTGGTCTGGGCTACGTGGGACTCCCGCTCTCATTGCAATTCGCCAAATCCGGAGTGAGGGTGCTCGGGCTGGACATCGATCCGGCCAAGGTTAAATCACTAAACCAGGGCAGGTCATACATAAAACACATACAGGGCGCCGACATCAAAGAGCAGGTAAAGGCGGGACGCTTTTCCGCGTCGACCGATTTCCGCGGTGTCCGGACGGCGTCGGCAGTAATCATTTGCGTCCCCACGCCTCTGAATAAAAACCGGGAACCGGACATTTCGTACATCCTGAAGACCGGAGAATCAATTGCTCCGCACCTGCGCAAGGGAATCCTGGTCGTTCTGGAGTCAACGACCTATCCCGGGACGACGGACGAGGATCTGCGATCTGTGCTCGAGTCGGGTTCGGGTCTGGAGGCGGGGAAAGATTTTCACCTGGCTTTTTCACCGGAACGCGAAGACCCGGGAAATCCAGACAGCAAGGTTGCCGCGATACCCAAAGTCGTAGGCGGCTACACGGCCGCCTGTCGCGAAAAGGCGGTCGCGTTCTACCGCCGGGCGATCAACACCGTTGTTCCCGTTTCGTCGTGCCGCGCCGCAGAGGCCACCAAGTTGCTCGAGAATATTTTTCGCGGTGTAAACATTGCCCTCGTCAACGAACTCAAAGTGGTTTACGCGGCGATGGGCATCGACGTCTGGGAAGTCATCAACGCCGCCAGAACCAAGCCGTTCGGTTACATGGCGTTTTACCCCGGCCCCGGCCTGGGCGGGCATTGCATTCCCATCGATCCGTTTTATCTGACCTGGAAGGCGCGGGAATATGGACAGAGCACCCGGTTCATCGAACTCGCCGGCGAAATAAACACGGCGATGCCCGAGTACGTTGTTCATCGTGTGATGGAAGCCCTGAACACACGCGAGAAAGCAATGAAAGGAAGCCGGGTTCTCGTTCTGGGTCTGGCCTACAAGGCGGACGTGGACGACATGCGCGAGTCGCCAACCTTCAAGCTGCTCGACTTGTTGAAGTCGCGCGGCGCACACGTCGCTTATTACGACCCCTATATCCCGGTCATCGGCCCGACAAGGGAGCATGCTGACTGGAAGGGCGTACGGTCCGTCAAGTGGGATCGTAAAACGATCCGGGCATTCGATGTTGTGCTGATCTCAACGGCGCACAAGAACGTGAACTATCGCGAGCTGGCAGAATGGTCCGATACAATCGTTGACACACGTAATGCCATGGCGCCCGTCAGAACCAGGCGGGGACAGGTTTGGAAGGCGTAA
- a CDS encoding fibronectin type III domain-containing protein: MFITKIPSLIFGAVSIVNRKVPLVAILAMAVFCCRAHGSQNVTLAWDANPETNVVGYIVHYGSVSGVYTNSVNVTGDITATVTNLQEGTTYYFAVTAYNSDGLESIPSSEISYEVPIIFYAAGPNLELTSNPQSGVAAQIRFLGSPNQTYELQATADLQNWTTIWYSLPQTTSQWLEYQDADAVNSAIRFYRVVVH, translated from the coding sequence ATGTTTATTACGAAAATTCCGAGCCTGATTTTCGGTGCCGTTTCGATCGTGAATCGCAAGGTCCCTCTCGTGGCGATTCTCGCGATGGCTGTTTTTTGCTGTCGCGCGCACGGAAGCCAGAACGTGACTCTCGCCTGGGACGCGAACCCGGAGACGAACGTCGTCGGATACATCGTGCATTACGGAAGCGTGAGTGGTGTCTATACCAATTCCGTGAACGTCACGGGCGACATAACCGCGACCGTTACTAATTTGCAGGAGGGAACAACCTATTATTTTGCAGTGACGGCGTACAATTCGGATGGTCTGGAAAGCATCCCTTCCAGCGAGATTTCCTATGAAGTCCCGATTATTTTCTACGCCGCCGGTCCAAATCTTGAATTGACATCGAACCCGCAGTCGGGAGTCGCAGCGCAGATCAGGTTTTTAGGGTCGCCCAATCAGACCTACGAACTTCAGGCAACCGCGGACCTTCAGAACTGGACGACCATCTGGTACTCGCTGCCTCAAACCACGAGCCAATGGCTGGAATACCAGGACGCGGATGCCGTCAATTCAGCAATCCGTTTTTACCGCGTTGTCGTTCACTGA